A stretch of the Vigna radiata var. radiata cultivar VC1973A chromosome 7, Vradiata_ver6, whole genome shotgun sequence genome encodes the following:
- the LOC106768364 gene encoding hydroxyproline O-arabinosyltransferase 3 isoform X1, with protein MIVRKTKTSAKSLLVLLVMVLAFFFVIYNLVFMIKHHKGGGWISANSHSKFHVVVTATDAAYSQWQCRIMYYWYKKVKEIPGSDMGEFTRILHSGKPDQLMDEIPTFVVDPLPAGLDRGYVVMNRPWAFLQWLDKANVEEEYILMAEPDHIFVKPLPNLANGNQPAGYPFFYIKPDKHEKIIRKFYPKANGAITDIDPIGNSPVIIQKSLLEEIAPTWVNVSLQMKDDQEADETFGWVLEMYAYAVASALHGVRHVLHDNFMLQPPWDLDVGNKFIIHYTYACDYNLKGELTYGKIGEWRFNKRAYLSGPPPKNLSLPPPGVPETVVQLVKMINEATANLPKWDSLNRS; from the exons ATGATTGTGAGAAAAACCAAGACAAGTGCAAAGTCACTACTTGTGCTCCTTGTTATGGTTCTTgcctttttctttgttatttacAATTTGGTATTTATGATCAAACACCATAAGGGTGGAGGCTGGATATCAGCAAATTCCCATTCAAAATTCCATGTTGTGGTCACTGCTACTGATGCAGCTTATTCTCAATGGCAATGCCGAATTATGTACTACTGGTATAAGAAGGTAAAGGAAATACCTGGATCAGATATGGGAGAGTTCACCAGAATTCTCCATTCAGGTAAACCAGACCAGTTGATGGATGAGATTCCTACTTTTGTGGTTGATCCACTTCCTGCAGGCTTGGATAGG GGTTATGTTGTGATGAATAGGCCATGGGCTTTTCTTCAGTGGCTGGATAAAGCAAATGTTGAGGAAGA ATATATTTTGATGGCAGAACCCGACCACATATTTGTAAAACCTTTGCCTAATTTGGCTAATGGAAATCAACCAGCAGGGTATCCATTTTTCTACATAAAACCagataaacatgaaaaaataattagaaaattctACCCTAAGGCGAATGGTGCTATTACTGATATTGACCCCATTGGCAATTCTCCAGTAATCATTCAGAAG TCCTTGCTGGAGGAAATAGCTCCCACATGGGTGAATGTTTCCCTGCAAATGAAAGATGATCAAGAAGCTGATGAAACTTTTGGATGGGTACTTGAAAT GTATGCATACGCTGTGGCATCGGCATTGCACGGTGTACGGCATGTTCTTCATGATAACTTCATGCTCCAG CCACCATGGGACTTAGATGTTGGGAACAAATTTATAATCCATTATACTTATGCATGTGACTACAATTTAAAG GGGGAATTGACATATGGGAAGATTGGAGAATGGCGTTTTAACAAGAGAGCATATCTCTCAGGTCCTCCACCCAAAAACCTTTCCTTACCCCCTCCTGGAGTTCCTGAAACTGTG GTGCAGCTTGTAAAGATGATCAATGAAGCTACTGCCAACTTACCTAAATGGGATTCATTAAATAGAAGctga
- the LOC106768364 gene encoding hydroxyproline O-arabinosyltransferase 3 isoform X2, with the protein MIVRKTKTSAKSLLVLLVMVLAFFFVIYNLVFMIKHHKGGGWISANSHSKFHVVVTATDAAYSQWQCRIMYYWYKKVKEIPGSDMGEFTRILHSGKPDQLMDEIPTFVVDPLPAGLDRGYVVMNRPWAFLQWLDKANVEEEYILMAEPDHIFVKPLPNLANGNQPAGYPFFYIKPDKHEKIIRKFYPKANGAITDIDPIGNSPVIIQKSLLEEIAPTWVNVSLQMKDDQEADETFGWVLEMYAYAVASALHGVRHVLHDNFMLQPPWDLDVGNKFIIHYTYACDYNLKVELCL; encoded by the exons ATGATTGTGAGAAAAACCAAGACAAGTGCAAAGTCACTACTTGTGCTCCTTGTTATGGTTCTTgcctttttctttgttatttacAATTTGGTATTTATGATCAAACACCATAAGGGTGGAGGCTGGATATCAGCAAATTCCCATTCAAAATTCCATGTTGTGGTCACTGCTACTGATGCAGCTTATTCTCAATGGCAATGCCGAATTATGTACTACTGGTATAAGAAGGTAAAGGAAATACCTGGATCAGATATGGGAGAGTTCACCAGAATTCTCCATTCAGGTAAACCAGACCAGTTGATGGATGAGATTCCTACTTTTGTGGTTGATCCACTTCCTGCAGGCTTGGATAGG GGTTATGTTGTGATGAATAGGCCATGGGCTTTTCTTCAGTGGCTGGATAAAGCAAATGTTGAGGAAGA ATATATTTTGATGGCAGAACCCGACCACATATTTGTAAAACCTTTGCCTAATTTGGCTAATGGAAATCAACCAGCAGGGTATCCATTTTTCTACATAAAACCagataaacatgaaaaaataattagaaaattctACCCTAAGGCGAATGGTGCTATTACTGATATTGACCCCATTGGCAATTCTCCAGTAATCATTCAGAAG TCCTTGCTGGAGGAAATAGCTCCCACATGGGTGAATGTTTCCCTGCAAATGAAAGATGATCAAGAAGCTGATGAAACTTTTGGATGGGTACTTGAAAT GTATGCATACGCTGTGGCATCGGCATTGCACGGTGTACGGCATGTTCTTCATGATAACTTCATGCTCCAG CCACCATGGGACTTAGATGTTGGGAACAAATTTATAATCCATTATACTTATGCATGTGACTACAATTTAAAG GTTGAACTTTGTTTGTAG
- the LOC106768363 gene encoding non-specific phospholipase C2 — protein sequence MCFQRLNHFPLFLTFFLLFHHATPNPIKTVVVMVMENRSFDHMLGWMKRLNPAINGVTGSESNPLSVTDPNSKRFFFKDQAHYVDPDPGHSFQAIREQIFGSNDTSANPPPMNGFAQQAFSMDNTSRMSENVMNGFLPDLLPVYKTLVSEFAVFDRWFASVPASTQPNRLFVHSATSGGATSNVAAKLAAGYPQQTIFDSVYDAGLDFGIYYQNIPATLFYRNLRKLKYVLKFHPYDLSFKLHAKEGKLPSYTVVEQRYMDTKVFPANDDHPSHDVYQGQKFVKEVYETLRASPQWNQTLFLITYDEHGGFYDHVPTPARGVPSPDGIMGPEPFNFTFNRLGVRVPTIAISPWIQKGTVVHGPNGSPTPTSEYEHSSISATVKKLFNLPSFLTKRDAWAGTFEGIVQTRTEPRTNCPEKLPTPVKIREGGPNEDAQMSEFQQELIQLAAVLKGDNILTSFPGKIGKDMTVKQGKDYMDDAVRRFFEAGRYAKKMGVNEEHIVQMKPSLTTRSSKSSNRNP from the exons ATGTGCTTCCAAAGATTGAACCATTTTCCCCTCTTCCTaacctttttccttctcttccaCCATGCCACTCCAAACCCCATAAAAACAGTCGTCGTTATGGTAATGGAGAACCGCTCCTTCGACCACATGCTCGGCTGGATGAAGCGCCTCAACCCCGCCATCAACGGCGTCACCGGCTCCGAGTCCAATCCGCTCTCCGTCACCGACCCCAACTCCAAACGCTTTTTCTTCAAAGACCAGGCTCACTACGTCGACCCGGACCCGGGCCACTCCTTCCAGGCCATCCGCGAACAGATTTTCGGCTCCAACGACACCTCCGCCAACCCTCCGCCCATGAACGGCTTCGCGCAGCAGGCCTTCTCCATGGACAACACCTCGCGCATGTCCGAGAACGTGATGAACGGATTCCTCCCCGACCTCCTTCCGGTCTACAAAACGCTCGTTTCGGAGTTCGCTGTTTTTGATAG GTGGTTCGCCTCCGTGCCGGCCTCCACCCAGCCGAACCGTCTCTTCGTGCACTCGGCAACATCAGGCGGCGCCACCAGCAATGTGGCGGCGAAGCTGGCGGCTGGGTACCCGCAGCAAACGATCTTCGACAGCGTGTACGATGCAGGATTAGACTTCGGGATATACTACCAGAACATCCCCGCCACACTTTTCTACCGGAACCTTCGGAAGCTGAAGTACGTGCTGAAGTTCCACCCTTACGATTTGTCGTTCAAGCTGCACGCCAAAGAGGGGAAGTTGCCTAGCTACACTGTGGTGGAGCAGCGGTACATGGACACCAAGGTGTTCCCCGCCAATGATGATCACCCATCGCACGATGTGTACCAGGGGCAGAAGTTTGTGAAGGAGGTGTACGAGACGCTAAGGGCCAGCCCGCAGTGGAACCAGACCCTCTTTCTCATCACGTACGATGAACATGGAGGGTTTTACGACCACGTGCCTACCCCCGCGCGTGGAGTGCCCAGTCCTGATGGGATTATGGGTCCTGAACCGTTTAACTTCACCTTTAATAGGTTGGGAGTGAGGGTCCCTACCATTGCTATCTCGCCTTGGATTCAGAAGGGTACAG TTGTTCATGGGCCAAATGGGTCACCAACTCCTACATCCGAATATGAGCACTCATCCATTTCAGCAACAGTGAAAAAGCTCTTCAATTTGCCTTCATTTTTGACCAAAAGAGATGCTTGGGCTGGAACCTTTGAGGGCATTGTTCAGACAAGAACAGAGCCAAGGACAAATTGCCCAG AGAAACTTCCAACCCCTGTGAAGATCAGGGAGGGAGGGCCTAATGAAGATGCCCAGATGAGTGAATTTCAGCAGGAATTGATCCAACTTGCAGCAGTGCTTAAAGGAGATAATATCCTCACTAGTTTTCCAGGTAAAATAGGGAAAGACATGACTGTTAAACAAGGGAAAGATTACATGGATGACGCAGTTAGGAGGTTCTTTGAAGCAGGCCGATATGCAAAGAAAATGGGAGTGAATGAAGAACATATAGTCCAGATGAAGCCTTCTTTGACTACGAGATCATCCAAATCTTCAAACAGAAACCCTTAG